In Propionispora vibrioides, the sequence ATACAAACAATAATCAATCCCGGCTTCTTCCAATACGGTGGTTACCTTTTGGGAATTGCCGATTTGCACCATCATGGCATCAGTCACAAGCAGTGCCTTGGTTCCCTTGCCGCCAATATGCTCTTTCAACTGGCCGATTGCCCCTATTCCTGATAAAACTTTAGGTGGCATAAGAAATATTTGATTCAACCTACTCACTCCCTGTCCATCATTGACTTTTTTCATTTTTGAGTAATTCTTGGTTATATTTTGATTACAATATACTACGCAATTATAATGTCTGTCAATTACCTTTTAGATTTTAATAATAATTTATTTACTTGTTGGCAAATACACATAATCAATTAAAGAAATAATCAAAAAATCACCAAAAGTTCATAGCATACACTTGTGCCTTTGTGCATAATCCTTTATAATTAAATTTAATAGATTGATAAGCGAGGCAAAAACAATGAAATTCAATAGAATTAATGAAATTGAAAAATATGTACAAGAAGTTGAAAACGTATCCTTAGACCACTTATGCGATATGTTTAAAGTCTCTAAGAATACCATTCGCCGCGATATCGCCGAATTAGAAAAAAAGGGTTTGATCAAAAAGGTCTATGGCGGTATTACCATAAACTCTAAGAAGAACGTGGAAGTATTTGAATCCCGTGAAATTGCCAATCAGGATGCAAAAGAACTTATCGGTAAACTGGCCGGCGATCTTGTCGAAAACGGTGATGTCATTTTTATTGATTCCGGTACTACTACGAAACATATTATCCCCTTCCTTAAGGACAAGGAAAATATAACCATCATAACCCCAAATCTTCATGTCATCGTAGCCGCTTTATTCATGCCCAATTTGCGGGTTATTTCCACCGGCGGCGAACTGTTCCGGGAGGCCTACTCTTTCACCGGCACATCGGCCATCCGTTCCATCGAAAATTACAACATTACCAAAGCCTTTCTGGCATCGACCGGCATATCCCTGACCAGAGGAGCAACCAACATTTCTCCGTTAGAATCGGAGACTAAAAAACATATTATGGCCAACAGTGCCGTAAAGGTGT encodes:
- a CDS encoding DeoR/GlpR family DNA-binding transcription regulator, encoding MKFNRINEIEKYVQEVENVSLDHLCDMFKVSKNTIRRDIAELEKKGLIKKVYGGITINSKKNVEVFESREIANQDAKELIGKLAGDLVENGDVIFIDSGTTTKHIIPFLKDKENITIITPNLHVIVAALFMPNLRVISTGGELFREAYSFTGTSAIRSIENYNITKAFLASTGISLTRGATNISPLESETKKHIMANSAVKVLLIDHTKINIAALMTYAKLEEFDYFVSDQLPPEEYVEFFQSHNVGILTP